The following coding sequences are from one Saccopteryx bilineata isolate mSacBil1 chromosome 3, mSacBil1_pri_phased_curated, whole genome shotgun sequence window:
- the SEMA6C gene encoding semaphorin-6C isoform X2, protein MPRAPHFMPLLLLLLLLSLPHTEAAFPQDPLPLLISDLQGTSPLSWFRGLEDDAVVAELGLDFQKFLTLNRTLLVAARDHVFSFDLQAQEGGEGLVPNKYLTWKSQDMENCAVRGKLTDECYNYIRVLVPWDSQTLLACGTNSFSPMCRSYRITSLQQEGEELSGQARCPFDATQSNVAIFAEGSLYSATAADFQASDAVVYRSLGPQPPLRSAKYDSKWLREPHFVHALEHGDHVYFFFREVSVEDARLGRVQLSRVARVCKRDMGGSPRALDRHWTSFLKLRLNCSVPGDSAFYFDVLQALTGPVNLYGHSALFGVFTTQTNSIPGSAVCAFYLDDVERGFEGKFKEQRSLDGVWTPVSEDKVPSPRPGSCAGVGVAALFPSSRDLPDDVLTFIKAHPLLDPAVPPATHQPLLTFTSRALLTQVAVDGTAGPYSNTTVLFLGSDDGIVLKVLPPGGHSGGREPILLEEIDAYSPSRCSGKRAAQTARRVIGLELDIEGHRLFVAFSGCIIYLPLSHCARHGACRRSCLASHDPYCGWHSSRGCVDIRGPGWIDVDPAGRQESMEHGDCQDGATGSQSGMGNSAYGVRRDLPAASASRSVPIPLLLACVAAAFALGASVSGLLVSCACRRAHRRRSKDMETSGLPRPLSLRSLAQLHGPGPEPPPPSKDGDTVQMPQLYTTFLPPTETRPPPELACLPTPESTPELPVKHLRNAGGPWEWNQNGNNAKEGLGHARGGNAAGSPAPRVLVRPPPRGCSGQAVEVTTLEELLRYLHAPQPAQRGADPLGPLSPRALPPEPAPAPFLAGSSLLPRKCALPLRLDVPPDRQCPGPPGWPVPAPRLGVGGSRKLPSCAHRAPPALRTRVPSGGPCRYSGRHLYVGRPEGYRGRTLKRVDMEKPQFSPKLPLVMPSFQPAIPKGSHFNF, encoded by the exons ATGCCCCGTGCCCCCCACTTCATGCCcttgctgctactgctgctgctgctctcacTGCCCCACACCGAGGCTGCCTTTCCCCAGGACCCTCTCCCTCTGCTGATCTCTGACCTGCAAG GTACTTCCCCGTTATCCTGGTTCCGGGGCCTGGAGGATGATGCTGTGGTTGCAGAACTTGGGCTGGACTTCCAGAAATTCCTGACCTTGAACCGGACCTTGCTAGTGGCTGCCCG GGATCATGTTTTCTCCTTCGACCTACAAGctcaagaaggaggagaggggctggTACCCAACAAG TATCTAACATGGAAGAGCCAGGACATGGAGAACTGCGCTGTGCGGGGGAAGCTGACG GACGAGTGCTACAACTACATTCGTGTTCTTGTTCCTTGGGACTCACAGACACTCCTTGCCTGTGGAACGAACTCATTCAGCCCCATGTGCCGCAGCTATAGG ATAACTTCTCTGCAGCAGGAGGGTGAGGAGCTGAGTGGGCAGGCTCGATGCCCCTTTGATGCCACCCAGTCCAATGTGGCCATCTTTGCAG AGGGCAGCTTGTATTCAGCCACAGCCGCAGATTTCCAGGCCAGTGACGCTGTAGTTTACAGAAGCCTTGGCCCTCAGCCCCCGCTCCGCTCCGCCAAATACGACTCCAAGTGGCTCCGAG AGCCACACTTTGTCCATGCCTTGGAGCACGGAGATCATGTCTACTTCTTCTTCCGAGAGGTCTCTGTGGAGGATGCCCGGCTAGGGAGG GTACAGCTCTCCCGTGTGGCCCGTGTGTGTAAGCGTGACATGGGTGGCTCACCTCGAGCCTTGGACCGTCATTGGACATCCTTCCTGAAGCTTCGGCTCAACTGCTCTGTCCCTGGGGACTCTGCCTTCTATTTTGATGTTTTACAGGCCTTGACTGGGCCTGTGAACTTGTATGGCCACTCTGCTCTCTTTGGGGTCTTCACCACCCAGACCAATAG catccctggttcTGCGGTCTGTGCCTTCTACCTGGATGATGTCGAACGTGGGTTTGAGGGCAAGTTCAAGGAGCAGAGGAGTCTGGATGGGGTCTGGACCCCTGTGTCTGAGGACAAGGTCCCCTCGCCCAG GCCAGGATCCTGTGCAGGAGTAGGTGTAGCTGCCTTGTTCCCCTCTTCTCGAGATCTCCCTGATGATGTCCTGACCTTCATCAAGGCTCACCCACTGCTAGACCCTGCTGTGCCACCTGCCACCCACCAGCCTCTGCTCACCTTTACCAGCAG GGCCCTACTGACCCAGGTAGCTGTGGATGGCACAGCTGGTCCCTACAGTAACACCACAGTCCTGTTCCTCGGCTCTGATGATGGGATAGTGCTGAAGGTCCTGCCCCCAGGGGGGCACTCTGGGGGACGTGAGCCCATCCTGTTGGAAGAGATTGATGCCTACAGCCCGTCCCG GTGCAGTGGGAAACGGGCAGCCCAAACAGCACGGCGGGTTATTGGGCTGGAGTTGGACATTGAAGGTCACAGGCTCTTTGTGGCTTTTTCTGGCTGTATCATCTACCTCCCTCTCAGTCATTGTGCCCGGCATGGGGCCTGCAGGAG GAGCTGTCTGGCTTCTCATGATCCATACTGTGGATGGCATAGCTCCAGAGGCTGTGTGGATATCAGGGGACCTGGTTG GATTGATGTGGATCCAGCTGGGCGCCAGGAATCTATGGAGCATGGTGACTGCCAAG ACGGAGCTACTGGGAGTCAGTCTGGCATGGGGAATTCTGCTTATG GCGTGCGCCGGGACCTCCCTGCTGCCTCAGCCTCCCGTTCAGTCCCCATCCCACTGCTCCTGGCCTGTGTGGCCGCAGCCTTCGCCCTGGGCGCATCAGTCTCTGGCCTCTTGGTCTCCTGCGCTTGTCGCCGTGCCCACCGACGTCGGAGCAAGGACATGGAGACCTCCGGGCTCCCGCGCCCTCTCTCCCTCCGCAGCTTGGCCCAGTTGCACGGGCCAGGCccagagccaccaccaccttccaAGGACGGCGATACTGTGCAGATGCCCCAGCTCTACACTACTTTTCTGCCTCCAACCGAGACTCGACCTCCACCGGAACTGGCCTGCCTGCCCACCCCGGAGTCCACGCCCGAGCTGCCGGTCAAACACCTCCGCAACGCCGGGGGTCCCTGGGAATGGAACCAGAATGGGAACAATGCCAAGGAGGGCCTGGGCCATGCACGCGGTGGGAATGCGGCAGGCAGCCCGGCACCACGGGTGCTGGTGAGGCCTCCGCCACGGGGCTGTTCAGGGCAGGCTGTGGAAGTCACCACCCTGGAGGAACTGCTGCGCTATCTGCATGCCCCGCAGCCAGCCCAGAGGGGTGCTGATCCCCTGGGCCCCCTGTCCCCTCGAGCACTTCCCCCAGAGCCTGCCCCGGCCCCTTTCTTGGCCGGCTCCAGCCTTCTGCCCCGGAAATGCGCACTGCCACTGCGACTGGATGTGCCCCCAGACAGGCAATGCCCGGGCCCCCCTGGCTGGCCAGTTCCTGCTCCCCGACTGGGGGTCGGAGGCAGTCGGAAGTTGCCCTCCTGCGCCCACCGAGCTCCCCCCGCCCTGCGCACTCGAGTTCCCTCGGGAGGCCCCTGCAGGTACTCCGGGAGACACCTGTATGTGGGCCGCCCTGAGGGCTACCGGGGCCGCACCCTAAAGAGAGTGGACATGGAGAAGCCCCAATTTTCCCCTAAACTCCCTCTGGTCATGCCCTCTTTCCAGCCAGCCATCCCTAAAGGCAgccattttaacttttaa
- the SEMA6C gene encoding semaphorin-6C isoform X1: MPRAPHFMPLLLLLLLLSLPHTEAAFPQDPLPLLISDLQGTSPLSWFRGLEDDAVVAELGLDFQKFLTLNRTLLVAARDHVFSFDLQAQEGGEGLVPNKYLTWKSQDMENCAVRGKLTDECYNYIRVLVPWDSQTLLACGTNSFSPMCRSYRITSLQQEGEELSGQARCPFDATQSNVAIFAEGSLYSATAADFQASDAVVYRSLGPQPPLRSAKYDSKWLREPHFVHALEHGDHVYFFFREVSVEDARLGRVQLSRVARVCKRDMGGSPRALDRHWTSFLKLRLNCSVPGDSAFYFDVLQALTGPVNLYGHSALFGVFTTQTNSIPGSAVCAFYLDDVERGFEGKFKEQRSLDGVWTPVSEDKVPSPRPGSCAGVGVAALFPSSRDLPDDVLTFIKAHPLLDPAVPPATHQPLLTFTSRALLTQVAVDGTAGPYSNTTVLFLGSDDGIVLKVLPPGGHSGGREPILLEEIDAYSPSRCSGKRAAQTARRVIGLELDIEGHRLFVAFSGCIIYLPLSHCARHGACRRSCLASHDPYCGWHSSRGCVDIRGPGWIDVDPAGRQESMEHGDCQDGATGSQSGMGNSAYVLLGPGPSPETPSPPSDAHPGPQSSTLGAHTQGVRRDLPAASASRSVPIPLLLACVAAAFALGASVSGLLVSCACRRAHRRRSKDMETSGLPRPLSLRSLAQLHGPGPEPPPPSKDGDTVQMPQLYTTFLPPTETRPPPELACLPTPESTPELPVKHLRNAGGPWEWNQNGNNAKEGLGHARGGNAAGSPAPRVLVRPPPRGCSGQAVEVTTLEELLRYLHAPQPAQRGADPLGPLSPRALPPEPAPAPFLAGSSLLPRKCALPLRLDVPPDRQCPGPPGWPVPAPRLGVGGSRKLPSCAHRAPPALRTRVPSGGPCRYSGRHLYVGRPEGYRGRTLKRVDMEKPQFSPKLPLVMPSFQPAIPKGSHFNF; encoded by the exons ATGCCCCGTGCCCCCCACTTCATGCCcttgctgctactgctgctgctgctctcacTGCCCCACACCGAGGCTGCCTTTCCCCAGGACCCTCTCCCTCTGCTGATCTCTGACCTGCAAG GTACTTCCCCGTTATCCTGGTTCCGGGGCCTGGAGGATGATGCTGTGGTTGCAGAACTTGGGCTGGACTTCCAGAAATTCCTGACCTTGAACCGGACCTTGCTAGTGGCTGCCCG GGATCATGTTTTCTCCTTCGACCTACAAGctcaagaaggaggagaggggctggTACCCAACAAG TATCTAACATGGAAGAGCCAGGACATGGAGAACTGCGCTGTGCGGGGGAAGCTGACG GACGAGTGCTACAACTACATTCGTGTTCTTGTTCCTTGGGACTCACAGACACTCCTTGCCTGTGGAACGAACTCATTCAGCCCCATGTGCCGCAGCTATAGG ATAACTTCTCTGCAGCAGGAGGGTGAGGAGCTGAGTGGGCAGGCTCGATGCCCCTTTGATGCCACCCAGTCCAATGTGGCCATCTTTGCAG AGGGCAGCTTGTATTCAGCCACAGCCGCAGATTTCCAGGCCAGTGACGCTGTAGTTTACAGAAGCCTTGGCCCTCAGCCCCCGCTCCGCTCCGCCAAATACGACTCCAAGTGGCTCCGAG AGCCACACTTTGTCCATGCCTTGGAGCACGGAGATCATGTCTACTTCTTCTTCCGAGAGGTCTCTGTGGAGGATGCCCGGCTAGGGAGG GTACAGCTCTCCCGTGTGGCCCGTGTGTGTAAGCGTGACATGGGTGGCTCACCTCGAGCCTTGGACCGTCATTGGACATCCTTCCTGAAGCTTCGGCTCAACTGCTCTGTCCCTGGGGACTCTGCCTTCTATTTTGATGTTTTACAGGCCTTGACTGGGCCTGTGAACTTGTATGGCCACTCTGCTCTCTTTGGGGTCTTCACCACCCAGACCAATAG catccctggttcTGCGGTCTGTGCCTTCTACCTGGATGATGTCGAACGTGGGTTTGAGGGCAAGTTCAAGGAGCAGAGGAGTCTGGATGGGGTCTGGACCCCTGTGTCTGAGGACAAGGTCCCCTCGCCCAG GCCAGGATCCTGTGCAGGAGTAGGTGTAGCTGCCTTGTTCCCCTCTTCTCGAGATCTCCCTGATGATGTCCTGACCTTCATCAAGGCTCACCCACTGCTAGACCCTGCTGTGCCACCTGCCACCCACCAGCCTCTGCTCACCTTTACCAGCAG GGCCCTACTGACCCAGGTAGCTGTGGATGGCACAGCTGGTCCCTACAGTAACACCACAGTCCTGTTCCTCGGCTCTGATGATGGGATAGTGCTGAAGGTCCTGCCCCCAGGGGGGCACTCTGGGGGACGTGAGCCCATCCTGTTGGAAGAGATTGATGCCTACAGCCCGTCCCG GTGCAGTGGGAAACGGGCAGCCCAAACAGCACGGCGGGTTATTGGGCTGGAGTTGGACATTGAAGGTCACAGGCTCTTTGTGGCTTTTTCTGGCTGTATCATCTACCTCCCTCTCAGTCATTGTGCCCGGCATGGGGCCTGCAGGAG GAGCTGTCTGGCTTCTCATGATCCATACTGTGGATGGCATAGCTCCAGAGGCTGTGTGGATATCAGGGGACCTGGTTG GATTGATGTGGATCCAGCTGGGCGCCAGGAATCTATGGAGCATGGTGACTGCCAAG ACGGAGCTACTGGGAGTCAGTCTGGCATGGGGAATTCTGCTTATG TGCTTCTGGGTCCTGGCCCTTCCCCTGAGACCCCCAGCCCCCCCAGTGATGCCCACCCCGGGCCCCAGTCTTCCACTCTTGGAGCTCACACTCAGG GCGTGCGCCGGGACCTCCCTGCTGCCTCAGCCTCCCGTTCAGTCCCCATCCCACTGCTCCTGGCCTGTGTGGCCGCAGCCTTCGCCCTGGGCGCATCAGTCTCTGGCCTCTTGGTCTCCTGCGCTTGTCGCCGTGCCCACCGACGTCGGAGCAAGGACATGGAGACCTCCGGGCTCCCGCGCCCTCTCTCCCTCCGCAGCTTGGCCCAGTTGCACGGGCCAGGCccagagccaccaccaccttccaAGGACGGCGATACTGTGCAGATGCCCCAGCTCTACACTACTTTTCTGCCTCCAACCGAGACTCGACCTCCACCGGAACTGGCCTGCCTGCCCACCCCGGAGTCCACGCCCGAGCTGCCGGTCAAACACCTCCGCAACGCCGGGGGTCCCTGGGAATGGAACCAGAATGGGAACAATGCCAAGGAGGGCCTGGGCCATGCACGCGGTGGGAATGCGGCAGGCAGCCCGGCACCACGGGTGCTGGTGAGGCCTCCGCCACGGGGCTGTTCAGGGCAGGCTGTGGAAGTCACCACCCTGGAGGAACTGCTGCGCTATCTGCATGCCCCGCAGCCAGCCCAGAGGGGTGCTGATCCCCTGGGCCCCCTGTCCCCTCGAGCACTTCCCCCAGAGCCTGCCCCGGCCCCTTTCTTGGCCGGCTCCAGCCTTCTGCCCCGGAAATGCGCACTGCCACTGCGACTGGATGTGCCCCCAGACAGGCAATGCCCGGGCCCCCCTGGCTGGCCAGTTCCTGCTCCCCGACTGGGGGTCGGAGGCAGTCGGAAGTTGCCCTCCTGCGCCCACCGAGCTCCCCCCGCCCTGCGCACTCGAGTTCCCTCGGGAGGCCCCTGCAGGTACTCCGGGAGACACCTGTATGTGGGCCGCCCTGAGGGCTACCGGGGCCGCACCCTAAAGAGAGTGGACATGGAGAAGCCCCAATTTTCCCCTAAACTCCCTCTGGTCATGCCCTCTTTCCAGCCAGCCATCCCTAAAGGCAgccattttaacttttaa